A genomic stretch from Apis cerana isolate GH-2021 linkage group LG9, AcerK_1.0, whole genome shotgun sequence includes:
- the LOC107994174 gene encoding uncharacterized protein LOC107994174, producing MVPTMPPDSHKISLKIIEAIKQHPVLYSAEVKGSSIKLQEFRQKVWKRISDELGLDPTWVRLRWKNLRDTYCRILKYKNKTEKGVRRKKWIFEDHLSFLKFPYESDYQPQSIELTEDYIQDINAGGISSEGLLEQLEDRNDEDYSEYLEVLEETTADPILDRDSIELNDHSNNAVKNVEVENTMQHDIDSYAQQIQSKYRKIRPKKMKIESLDVPATYSILKTSPFKNKTVDTSIFVTAPTANNSTKNSSKIEDTQNNYDQVYLAPEGKSSIELFFDSMAQTVKRLPPKAQADIKMNICKIVTEAELRYSGRNTPQSTQQFIAPPGMIPKLVLIPCNMIDGQNNKG from the exons ATGGTGCCGACGATGCCGCCTGATtcgcataaaatttcattgaagatTATTGAAGCGATAAAACAACATCCAGTTTTATATAGTGCTGAAGTAAAAGGTTCTTCTATTAAGCTTCAAGAATTTCGACAGAAGGTTTGGAAAAGGATTTCGGATGAACTTGGTCTTGATC CTACATGGGTGAGATtaagatggaaaaatttaagagataCTTACTGTcgtatacttaaatataaaaacaaaacagAAAAAGGAGTTCGTAggaaaaaatggatttttGAAGATCATCTTAGTTTTCTGAAGTTTCC GTATGAATCAGATTATCAACCTCAAAGTATAGAATTAACTGAAGATTACATTCAGGATATAAATGCAGGTGGTATAAGCTCTGAAGGTCTTTTAGAACAATTAGAAGATCGAAATGATGAAGATTATAGTGAATATTTGGAGGTTCTAGAAGAAACAACTGCAGATCCAATTTTAGATCGTGATTctatagaattaaatgatcATAGCAATAATGCAGTAAAAAATGTGGAAGTAGAAAATACAATGCAACATGATATTGATTCATACGCTCAacaaattcaatcaaaatatagaaaaataagaccaaagaaaatgaaaatcgaatCACTGGATGTGCCTGCAACTTacagtattttaaaaacttcaccttttaaaaataagacagTTGATACATCAATTTTTGTTACTGCACCAACTGCAAATAATTctacaaaaaattcttctaaaataGAA GATACACAGAACAATTATGATCAAGTTTATTTAGCTCCTGAAGGAAAAAGTAGTATAGAACTTTTTTTTGATAGTATGGCACAAACTGTTAAACGACTCCCTCCAAAAGCTCAAgcagatattaaaatgaatatttgtaaaattgtaacagAAGCAGAATTAAGGTATTCTGGACGTAATACACCTCAGAGTACTCAACAATTTATAGCTCCACCTGGAATGATTCCTAAATTAGTTCTCATTCCATGTAATATGATTGATGGACAAAATAACAaaggttaa
- the LOC107994348 gene encoding NADH dehydrogenase [ubiquinone] 1 beta subcomplex subunit 9, with translation MAELPSGLISHTRKVCSLYKRALRTLESFNYKRHEYRYEAILLRQRFEKNRHIPDARIAKKLLLEGEEELFKKSHWEPFKFPDSPGGIAHGRFVEPPDAVLDFWDPIEKAQYPKYFGQREKLKLEYEKLYKKLYLDNKETSKSNK, from the exons ATGGCTGAATTACCATCAGGATTAATAAGTCATACTAGAAAAGTTTGTAGTCTTTACAAACGTGCTTTACGTACAttagaaagttttaattacaaaagacATGAATAtag atatgaagcaattttattaagacaacgttttgaaaaaaatcgacaTATACCAGATGCTcgtattgcaaaaaaattactattggaaggcgaagaagaattatttaaaaaatctcattGGGAACCATTTAAGTTTCCTGATAGTCCAGGCGGAATAGCTCATGGGCGTTTTGTTGAACCACCTGATGCTGTGCTTGATTTTTGGGATCCAATTGAAAAAGCTcaatatccaaaatattttggtcaaagagaaaaacttaaactagaatatgaaaaattatataaaaaattatatttagataataaagaaacttctaaatctaataaataa
- the LOC107993925 gene encoding uncharacterized protein LOC107993925 isoform X1: MVHLEEYKKELEKIYQCAHENGITETEINRILQNSFYILEKKNKKINFHIVIKSMVIILCIIIICFIFFDKKILAVMLLRNLQNSIYPGLKLLRKIAIPIIQHYPSLSELYDEWCLLENPYFYVNDMDCWPCNVIHFIPDLSGHHISRSFNPGIPYIKTENYSLVHMENVQQLLRQNSEIFEKDAMKVLSNNMTYRNIRDIMEKKMDLNPSKNLNNHILWRINRMRAGRILRKLFPKPIDIPNWWEQSTERFIFFDEPKSPSYSLPNPECSNVMIRCTTGTRLIKMIASPECFTSCKSFTILLSAGKTLWYNWWYWRPISFPALNSTSITISYMTSFC; encoded by the exons atggttcatttagaagaatataaaaaggaattagAAAAGATTTATCAATGTGCACATGAAAATGGTATTACAGAAACTGAAATCAatagaattttacaaaattctttttatattcttgaaaaaaagaacaaaaaaattaattttcatattgttataaaaagtatggttataatattatgtataataattatatgttttatattttttgataaaaagattttagcaGTAATGTTATTGAGGAATTTGCAGAATTCTATTTATCcaggtttaaaattattaagaaaaatagcaATACCAATAATTCAACATTATCCTTCTTTATCTG aattgtaCGATGAATGGTGCTTATTAGaaaatccatatttttatgtaaatgataTGGATTGTTGGCCTTGTAacgttatacattttataccaGATCTAAGTGGTCACCATATATCTAGATCATTTAATCCAGGAATACCttatataaaaacagaaaattattctttagttCACATGGAAAATGTACAACAATTATTACGgcaaaattcagaaatatttgaaaaagatgcTATGAAAGTATTGTCTAACAATATGACTTACAG aaatattcgtgatattatggaaaaaaagatggatttaaatccttctaaaaatttaaataatcatattttgtgGAGAATTAATCGTATGAGAGCaggaagaattttaagaaaattatttccaaaaccTATAGATATACCAAATTGGTGGGAACAAAGTacagaaagatttattttttttgatgaacCAAAATCTCCATCTTATTCTTta ccaaaTCCTGAATGTAGTAATGTAATGATAAGATGTACAACTGGTAcaagattgataaaaatgatagcAAGTCCGGAATGTTTTACATCTTGCAAatcttttacaatattattatctgcTGGAAAAACTt tatGGTATAATTGGTGGTATTGGCGGCCAATCAGCTTTCCAGCTTTAAATTCAACTAGTATTACCATTAGTTATATGACTTCATTTtgctga
- the LOC107993925 gene encoding uncharacterized protein LOC107993925 isoform X2 encodes MKMILAVMLLRNLQNSIYPGLKLLRKIAIPIIQHYPSLSELYDEWCLLENPYFYVNDMDCWPCNVIHFIPDLSGHHISRSFNPGIPYIKTENYSLVHMENVQQLLRQNSEIFEKDAMKVLSNNMTYRNIRDIMEKKMDLNPSKNLNNHILWRINRMRAGRILRKLFPKPIDIPNWWEQSTERFIFFDEPKSPSYSLPNPECSNVMIRCTTGTRLIKMIASPECFTSCKSFTILLSAGKTLWYNWWYWRPISFPALNSTSITISYMTSFC; translated from the exons ATGAAAATG attttagcaGTAATGTTATTGAGGAATTTGCAGAATTCTATTTATCcaggtttaaaattattaagaaaaatagcaATACCAATAATTCAACATTATCCTTCTTTATCTG aattgtaCGATGAATGGTGCTTATTAGaaaatccatatttttatgtaaatgataTGGATTGTTGGCCTTGTAacgttatacattttataccaGATCTAAGTGGTCACCATATATCTAGATCATTTAATCCAGGAATACCttatataaaaacagaaaattattctttagttCACATGGAAAATGTACAACAATTATTACGgcaaaattcagaaatatttgaaaaagatgcTATGAAAGTATTGTCTAACAATATGACTTACAG aaatattcgtgatattatggaaaaaaagatggatttaaatccttctaaaaatttaaataatcatattttgtgGAGAATTAATCGTATGAGAGCaggaagaattttaagaaaattatttccaaaaccTATAGATATACCAAATTGGTGGGAACAAAGTacagaaagatttattttttttgatgaacCAAAATCTCCATCTTATTCTTta ccaaaTCCTGAATGTAGTAATGTAATGATAAGATGTACAACTGGTAcaagattgataaaaatgatagcAAGTCCGGAATGTTTTACATCTTGCAAatcttttacaatattattatctgcTGGAAAAACTt tatGGTATAATTGGTGGTATTGGCGGCCAATCAGCTTTCCAGCTTTAAATTCAACTAGTATTACCATTAGTTATATGACTTCATTTtgctga
- the LOC107994273 gene encoding transmembrane protein 41B isoform X2, with protein MLSLTTDSSKEVSTKQAILTVSVVFITSLSALLYVYTTFPKLAEDEQQHMKLPLDLEEAKNLGKLLGRYRDLYYFQVLIGLFLTYIFLQTFAIPGSIFLSILSGFLFPFPLALLLVCSCSAVGASLCYLLSSLLGRRLLFKYFPEKAREWTLTVKKHKDNLFNYMLFLRITPLLPNWFINLASPIIGVPLAPFTVGTFFGVVPPSFIAIQAGQTLQNLTLSTGWSWKSIIILCVFAVLSLVPILFKQKIQQKFD; from the exons atgttatcatTAACAACag attccTCTAAGGAGGTATCGACAAAACAAGCAATTTTAACAGTTAGTGTGGTCTTTATCACCTCTTTATCAGCATTACTTTACGTTTATACTACTTTTCCAAAACTTGCAGA aGATGAACAACAGCATATGAAATTACCATTAGATCTTGAAGAGGCTAAAAATTTGGGTAAACTTCTTGGACGATATAgagatctttattattttcaagtgCTAATTGGATTAtttcttacatatatttt TTTACAAACTTTCGCTATTCCAGGTTCTATTTTCCTTTCAATCCTTTCtggttttctttttccctttcctttaGCTTTATTATTAGTATGCAGTTGCAGTGCAGTAGGAGCATCACTTTGCTACCTTCTTTCATCACTTTTGGGACGTAGAttgctttttaaatatttcccaGAAAAAGCAAGAGAATGGACATTAACAGTAAAAAAACACAaagataatctttttaattatatgctaTTTCTACGAATAACTCCATTGCTTCCAAATTGGTTTATAAATCTAGCCAGTCCTATAATTGGAGTGCCTCTTGCACCATTTACTGTAGGCACATTTTTTGGAGTTGTTCCACCATCTTTTATTGCCATTCAAGCAGGTCAGACATTACAAAACTTAACTTTATCTACTGGCTGGTCAtggaaaagtattataatattatgtgtaTTTGCTGTATTATCATTAGTgcctattttatttaaacaaaagatacaacaaaaatttgattaa
- the LOC107994273 gene encoding transmembrane protein 41B isoform X1, giving the protein MKTETRIKQNIDSSKEVSTKQAILTVSVVFITSLSALLYVYTTFPKLAEDEQQHMKLPLDLEEAKNLGKLLGRYRDLYYFQVLIGLFLTYIFLQTFAIPGSIFLSILSGFLFPFPLALLLVCSCSAVGASLCYLLSSLLGRRLLFKYFPEKAREWTLTVKKHKDNLFNYMLFLRITPLLPNWFINLASPIIGVPLAPFTVGTFFGVVPPSFIAIQAGQTLQNLTLSTGWSWKSIIILCVFAVLSLVPILFKQKIQQKFD; this is encoded by the exons ATGAAAACAGAAActagaataaaacaaaatatcg attccTCTAAGGAGGTATCGACAAAACAAGCAATTTTAACAGTTAGTGTGGTCTTTATCACCTCTTTATCAGCATTACTTTACGTTTATACTACTTTTCCAAAACTTGCAGA aGATGAACAACAGCATATGAAATTACCATTAGATCTTGAAGAGGCTAAAAATTTGGGTAAACTTCTTGGACGATATAgagatctttattattttcaagtgCTAATTGGATTAtttcttacatatatttt TTTACAAACTTTCGCTATTCCAGGTTCTATTTTCCTTTCAATCCTTTCtggttttctttttccctttcctttaGCTTTATTATTAGTATGCAGTTGCAGTGCAGTAGGAGCATCACTTTGCTACCTTCTTTCATCACTTTTGGGACGTAGAttgctttttaaatatttcccaGAAAAAGCAAGAGAATGGACATTAACAGTAAAAAAACACAaagataatctttttaattatatgctaTTTCTACGAATAACTCCATTGCTTCCAAATTGGTTTATAAATCTAGCCAGTCCTATAATTGGAGTGCCTCTTGCACCATTTACTGTAGGCACATTTTTTGGAGTTGTTCCACCATCTTTTATTGCCATTCAAGCAGGTCAGACATTACAAAACTTAACTTTATCTACTGGCTGGTCAtggaaaagtattataatattatgtgtaTTTGCTGTATTATCATTAGTgcctattttatttaaacaaaagatacaacaaaaatttgattaa
- the LOC107994273 gene encoding transmembrane protein 41B isoform X3: MKLPLDLEEAKNLGKLLGRYRDLYYFQVLIGLFLTYIFLQTFAIPGSIFLSILSGFLFPFPLALLLVCSCSAVGASLCYLLSSLLGRRLLFKYFPEKAREWTLTVKKHKDNLFNYMLFLRITPLLPNWFINLASPIIGVPLAPFTVGTFFGVVPPSFIAIQAGQTLQNLTLSTGWSWKSIIILCVFAVLSLVPILFKQKIQQKFD, translated from the exons ATGAAATTACCATTAGATCTTGAAGAGGCTAAAAATTTGGGTAAACTTCTTGGACGATATAgagatctttattattttcaagtgCTAATTGGATTAtttcttacatatatttt TTTACAAACTTTCGCTATTCCAGGTTCTATTTTCCTTTCAATCCTTTCtggttttctttttccctttcctttaGCTTTATTATTAGTATGCAGTTGCAGTGCAGTAGGAGCATCACTTTGCTACCTTCTTTCATCACTTTTGGGACGTAGAttgctttttaaatatttcccaGAAAAAGCAAGAGAATGGACATTAACAGTAAAAAAACACAaagataatctttttaattatatgctaTTTCTACGAATAACTCCATTGCTTCCAAATTGGTTTATAAATCTAGCCAGTCCTATAATTGGAGTGCCTCTTGCACCATTTACTGTAGGCACATTTTTTGGAGTTGTTCCACCATCTTTTATTGCCATTCAAGCAGGTCAGACATTACAAAACTTAACTTTATCTACTGGCTGGTCAtggaaaagtattataatattatgtgtaTTTGCTGTATTATCATTAGTgcctattttatttaaacaaaagatacaacaaaaatttgattaa